The proteins below come from a single Eptesicus fuscus isolate TK198812 chromosome 5, DD_ASM_mEF_20220401, whole genome shotgun sequence genomic window:
- the LOC103304773 gene encoding ribonuclease pancreatic-like isoform X2, which translates to MAQEKALILFPLLVLMLLVLGWVQPSLGKESRAMKFQRQHMDPDGYPSNNSNYCNQMMRRRNMTEGRCKPVNTFVHEPLADVQAICLQGNITCKNGQPNCHKSNSSMNITDCHETGGSKYPNCAYRTSQKERHIIVACEGNPYVPVHFDASVEVSIGDQSSEMPHLTESSVTPPPS; encoded by the coding sequence ATGGCTCAGGAGAAGGCCCTCATCCTGTTCCCACTGCTAGTCCTGATGCTGTTAGTGCTGGGGTGGGTCCAGCCTTCCCTGGGAAAGGAATCACGGGCCATGAAGTTCCAGCGGCAACACATGGACCCAGACGGCTACCCCAGCAACAACTCCAACTACTGCAACCAAATGATGAGGCGCCGGAATATGACAGAGGGACGGTGCAAACCAGTGAACACCTTCGTGCACGAGCCTCTGGCAGATGTCCAGGCCATTTGCCTCCAGGGAAACATCACCTGCAAGAATGGACAGCCCAACTGCCACAAGAGCAACTCCAGCATGAACATCACAGACTGTCATGAGACAGGTGGCTCCAAATACCCCAACTGTGCCTACCGGACCAGCCAGAAGGAGAGGCACATCATCGTGGCCTGTGAGGGAAACCCGTACGTGCCTGTTCACTTTGATGCTTCAGTAGAGGTCTCCATTGGAGACCAGAGCAGTGAGATGCCCCACCTCACCGAATCATCTGTCACCCCTCCTCCTTCTTAG
- the LOC103304773 gene encoding ribonuclease pancreatic-like isoform X1 produces the protein MLWRRVHGTEATMAQEKALILFPLLVLMLLVLGWVQPSLGKESRAMKFQRQHMDPDGYPSNNSNYCNQMMRRRNMTEGRCKPVNTFVHEPLADVQAICLQGNITCKNGQPNCHKSNSSMNITDCHETGGSKYPNCAYRTSQKERHIIVACEGNPYVPVHFDASVEVSIGDQSSEMPHLTESSVTPPPS, from the exons ATGCTTTGGAGGCGAGTACAT GGCACTGAGGCCACCATGGCTCAGGAGAAGGCCCTCATCCTGTTCCCACTGCTAGTCCTGATGCTGTTAGTGCTGGGGTGGGTCCAGCCTTCCCTGGGAAAGGAATCACGGGCCATGAAGTTCCAGCGGCAACACATGGACCCAGACGGCTACCCCAGCAACAACTCCAACTACTGCAACCAAATGATGAGGCGCCGGAATATGACAGAGGGACGGTGCAAACCAGTGAACACCTTCGTGCACGAGCCTCTGGCAGATGTCCAGGCCATTTGCCTCCAGGGAAACATCACCTGCAAGAATGGACAGCCCAACTGCCACAAGAGCAACTCCAGCATGAACATCACAGACTGTCATGAGACAGGTGGCTCCAAATACCCCAACTGTGCCTACCGGACCAGCCAGAAGGAGAGGCACATCATCGTGGCCTGTGAGGGAAACCCGTACGTGCCTGTTCACTTTGATGCTTCAGTAGAGGTCTCCATTGGAGACCAGAGCAGTGAGATGCCCCACCTCACCGAATCATCTGTCACCCCTCCTCCTTCTTAG